From Lolium perenne isolate Kyuss_39 chromosome 5, Kyuss_2.0, whole genome shotgun sequence, a single genomic window includes:
- the LOC139831595 gene encoding uncharacterized protein — protein sequence MWVRVFAILLFASQVLSAKLDARDVVGSCRYEKTSVAVLTCLQPGGKWSPPSTACCKALLYAIDQLPGSGESGACCLCRQGKDKHIVNVNRWTFPFTSCYRVCPGNKGTSSTQKDRPVVHAHGASNTIFMIITSINVPRLPGQPGHLKGATFVDRWISSELCIAAAVVCLVLLVCCWYLWWAKPAANSTKSSQSAGGPFLEAAEHRRLSSGRRDSAQLKLRRTSSSRSSPNS from the exons ATGTGGGTCCGTGTGTTCGCCATCCTTCTGTTCGCCTCCCAAGTCTTATCTGCCAAACTTGATGCTCGCGATGTGGTGGGGAGTTGTCGCTACGAGAAGACTAGTGTTGCTGTGCTCACTTGCCTACAACCGGGTGGGAAATGGAGTCCGCCATCAACGGCATGCTGCAAGGCGTTGCTGTATGCCATTGATCAGTTACCGGGAAGTGGTGAGAGCGGAGCGTGCTGCCTGTGCCGTCAGGGAAAGGACAAGCATATTGTTAATGTTAACAGATGGACGTTTCCTTTCACATCATGCTATCGAG TTTGTCCAGGTAACAAAGGAACATCTTCTACCCAGAAAGATCGCCCAGTGGTACACGCGCATGGAGCAAGCAACACCATCTTCATGATAATTACTTCTATAAATGTTCCTAGACTACCCGGCCAACCAGGCCATCTGAAAGGGGCAACCTTCGTAGATCGTTGGATCAGCTCTGAAC TGTGTATAGCCGCTGCTGTGGTCTGCCTGGTGCTGCTCGTTTGCTGCTGGTACTTGTGGTGGGCTAAGCCAGCAGCAAATTCGACCAAATCATCTCAGTCTGCTGGCGGACCGTTTCTGGAGGCTGCAGAGCACAGGAGATTGTCGTCCGGCCGTCGTGACTCTGCGCAGCTAAAACTACGCAGGACGTCGTCTTCCCGATCATCGCCCAACAGTTAA
- the LOC127302663 gene encoding uncharacterized protein isoform X2: MKSPTNQSKQIGRTAEAAKLVGSKKKDFFLGFYFGHISQSYRAWRNSPRCAKTTFVSVYFSNLIRKVVFSRKFKGVCKFSNNFMVSISSHSIILHQVPVGHVGVGGALLKTNTAELGAAGPREIHCVEPRPPASPSICPVAKSRQPHPEAQELLPDQYLYALDIVY; this comes from the exons ATGAAAAGTCCTACTAATCAGA GCAAACAAATTGGCAGAACTGCAGAAGCAGCTAAATTGGTCGGATCTAAAAAAAAAGACTTCTTCCTTGGGTTTTACTTTGGACATAT AAGTCAGAGCTACCGGGCCTGGAGAAATTCGCCGCGGTGCGCCAAGACCACCTTCGTCTCCGTCTACTTCTCAAACCTCATCCGGAAG GTAGTTTTCAGTAGAAAGTTCAAAGGAGTGTGCAAATTCTCCAATAATTTTATG GTTTCAATCTCAAGTCATTCCATCATTTTACATCAAGTTCCTGTAGGACACGTTGGGGTAGGAGGTGCTCTTTTGAAAACCAACACTGCAG AACTTGGAGCTGCCGGGCCTAGAGAAATTCACTGCGTTGAGCCAAGACCACCCGCATCTCCATCAATCTGTCCAGTGGCAAAGTCACGCCAACCTCATCCAGAAG CTCAAGAGCTCTTACCAGACCAATATCTCTATGCGTTGGACATTGTCTACTAA
- the LOC127302663 gene encoding uncharacterized protein isoform X1, whose protein sequence is MLWCVVLIESSGFHLLAGKQIGRTAEAAKLVGSKKKDFFLGFYFGHISQSYRAWRNSPRCAKTTFVSVYFSNLIRKVVFSRKFKGVCKFSNNFMVSISSHSIILHQVPVGHVGVGGALLKTNTAELGAAGPREIHCVEPRPPASPSICPVAKSRQPHPEAQELLPDQYLYALDIVY, encoded by the exons ATGCTCTGGTGCGTGGTTCTCATCGAATCTTCAGGTTTCCATCTACTTGCAGGCAAACAAATTGGCAGAACTGCAGAAGCAGCTAAATTGGTCGGATCTAAAAAAAAAGACTTCTTCCTTGGGTTTTACTTTGGACATAT AAGTCAGAGCTACCGGGCCTGGAGAAATTCGCCGCGGTGCGCCAAGACCACCTTCGTCTCCGTCTACTTCTCAAACCTCATCCGGAAG GTAGTTTTCAGTAGAAAGTTCAAAGGAGTGTGCAAATTCTCCAATAATTTTATG GTTTCAATCTCAAGTCATTCCATCATTTTACATCAAGTTCCTGTAGGACACGTTGGGGTAGGAGGTGCTCTTTTGAAAACCAACACTGCAG AACTTGGAGCTGCCGGGCCTAGAGAAATTCACTGCGTTGAGCCAAGACCACCCGCATCTCCATCAATCTGTCCAGTGGCAAAGTCACGCCAACCTCATCCAGAAG CTCAAGAGCTCTTACCAGACCAATATCTCTATGCGTTGGACATTGTCTACTAA
- the LOC127302663 gene encoding uncharacterized protein isoform X3 — MLWCVVLIESSGFHLLAGKQIGRTAEAAKLVGSKKKDFFLGFYFGHISQSYRAWRNSPRCAKTTFVSVYFSNLIRKVSISSHSIILHQVPVGHVGVGGALLKTNTAELGAAGPREIHCVEPRPPASPSICPVAKSRQPHPEAQELLPDQYLYALDIVY, encoded by the exons ATGCTCTGGTGCGTGGTTCTCATCGAATCTTCAGGTTTCCATCTACTTGCAGGCAAACAAATTGGCAGAACTGCAGAAGCAGCTAAATTGGTCGGATCTAAAAAAAAAGACTTCTTCCTTGGGTTTTACTTTGGACATAT AAGTCAGAGCTACCGGGCCTGGAGAAATTCGCCGCGGTGCGCCAAGACCACCTTCGTCTCCGTCTACTTCTCAAACCTCATCCGGAAG GTTTCAATCTCAAGTCATTCCATCATTTTACATCAAGTTCCTGTAGGACACGTTGGGGTAGGAGGTGCTCTTTTGAAAACCAACACTGCAG AACTTGGAGCTGCCGGGCCTAGAGAAATTCACTGCGTTGAGCCAAGACCACCCGCATCTCCATCAATCTGTCCAGTGGCAAAGTCACGCCAACCTCATCCAGAAG CTCAAGAGCTCTTACCAGACCAATATCTCTATGCGTTGGACATTGTCTACTAA
- the LOC127302663 gene encoding uncharacterized protein isoform X4 — translation MLWCVVLIESSGFHLLAGKQIGRTAEAAKLVGSKKKDFFLGFYFGHISQSYRAWRNSPRCAKTTFVSVYFSNLIRKNLELPGLEKFTALSQDHPHLHQSVQWQSHANLIQKLGQKKKVQTVAYDFYLDACPGRQNDMKI, via the exons ATGCTCTGGTGCGTGGTTCTCATCGAATCTTCAGGTTTCCATCTACTTGCAGGCAAACAAATTGGCAGAACTGCAGAAGCAGCTAAATTGGTCGGATCTAAAAAAAAAGACTTCTTCCTTGGGTTTTACTTTGGACATAT AAGTCAGAGCTACCGGGCCTGGAGAAATTCGCCGCGGTGCGCCAAGACCACCTTCGTCTCCGTCTACTTCTCAAACCTCATCCGGAAG AACTTGGAGCTGCCGGGCCTAGAGAAATTCACTGCGTTGAGCCAAGACCACCCGCATCTCCATCAATCTGTCCAGTGGCAAAGTCACGCCAACCTCATCCAGAAG CTTGGTCAAAAGAAGAAAGTGCAAACGGTGGCTTATGATTTCTACCTCGATGCATGCCCCGGTAGGCAAAACGACATGAAAATATAA
- the LOC127302665 gene encoding thioredoxin reductase NTRA-like translates to MAPDCCLVRATVGAERGGGLGAEHAWAGGGHTGAESPLGSPAAGASSVALRSARLWQPAGSNAFWNRGISACAVGDGAAPIFRNKLIAVVGGGDSAMEEANFLTKYGSRVCIIHRRDAFHASKIMQAHALSNPKIQVVWYSEVVEAYGGSDGGPLAGVKVKNLVSGEVSDFQVAGLFFAIGHEPATKFLGPQLELDPEGYVATKPGSTHTSVKGVFAAGDVQDKKYRQAITVAGSGRSICQGTSNYTLETKVIQSRPCQ, encoded by the exons ATGGCTCCTGACTGCTGCCTCGTCAGGGCTA CCGTTGGGGCGGAGCGGGGCGGTGGCCTTGGAGCGGAGCACGCGTGGGCCGGCGGCGGCCACACCGGGGCGGAGAGCCCCCTCGGCTCCCCGGCGGCCGGAGCGTCTTCCGTTGCCCTGCGGTCGGCACGTCTGTGGCAGCCGGCGGGCTCCAACGCGTTCTGGAACCGAGGGATCTCCGCCTGCGCCGTGGGCGACGGCGCCGCGCCCATCTTCCGGAACAAGCTCATCGCCGTCGTCGGCGGCGGGGACTCGGCCATGGAGGAGGCCAACTTTCTCACCAAGTACGGCTCGCGCGTCTGCATCATCCACCGCCGCGATGCCTTCCACGCCTCCAAGATCATGCAGGCCCACGCTCTCTCCAACCCCAAAATCCAGGTCGTCTGGTACTCCGAGGTCGTCGAGGCCTACGGCGGCTCGGACGGTGGCCCCTTGGCGGGAGTCAAGGTGAAGAACCTGGTCAGCGGCGAGGTGTCCGACTTCCAGGTGGCAGGGCTCTTCTTCGCCATCGGGCACGAGCCAGCGACCAAGTTTCTCGGTCCACAGCTCGAGCTCGACCCCGAGGGATACGTGGCCACCAAGCCGGGCTCCACGCACACCAGTGTCAAGGGGGTCTTCGCTGCCGGGGACGTTCAGGACAAGAAGTACCGCCAGGCCATTACTGTCGCTGGATCAG GTCGAAGCATCTGCCAAGGCACGTCGAATTACACACTGGAAACCAAAGTCATACAGAGCCGACCATGTCAATGA
- the LOC127302667 gene encoding uncharacterized protein isoform X3, giving the protein MEETNAASAAAASSSPAPPPAAEKTPADDAPHLRLDWQETPVHGMESSKFSVQVHHGGYFVGSGETVSYTDEKGIAWFDNLDRNNFKMDTIDLMIDQLCYKERKFVFWCPPGKAINELVEICFEKHCHLMSNASVECKVLLLFLHHLDDHEQQVKEELSHKGGDTDCSEDSEEENFQCDSDGDPAWYDSDYDMKEDDEDFADNVDDSENDEMVELGKQIATQHAHVPGYDDVNEADLELPVEDDNERRHKSDSDDEEYKKKKRKSQVTYKFKPFNSAGDMDDPKFKTGMVFDTVEVIRKAVSRYAINERVQIRKIRNNEIRFEAVCEGKTSNGEVCKWKFIAIHLRCKGAPCDVHV; this is encoded by the exons ATGGAGGAAACGAACGCGGCCTCAGCGGCCGCCGCGAGTTCGTCGCCGGCACCGCCGCCGGCTGCAGAGAAGACGCCGGCCGATGATGCTCCTCATCTCAGGCTAGATTGGCAGGAGACCCCGGTCCACG gtatggagtCAAGTAAGTTCAGTGTGCAAGTTCACCATGGTGGATATTTTGTGGGATCTGGAGAGACTGTTAGCTATACGGATGAGAAAGGAATTGCATGGTTTGACAACTTGGACAGAAACAACTTTAAAATGGACACTATAGACCTCATGATCGATCAGTTATGCTATAAGGAGAGGAAGTTTGTTTTCTGGTGTCCACCTGGGAAAGCAATTAATGAACTGGTAGAGATATGTTTTGAGAAGCATTGTCACCTTATGTCGAATGCATCTGTGGAGTGCAAGGTTCTTCTTTTATTTCTTCATCATTTGGATGACCATGAACAACAGGTGAAGGAAGAACTCTCCCATAAGGGTGGTGATACTGATTGTTCTGAAGATTCAGAAGAAGAGAATTTTCAGTGTGACTcagatggggatcctgcttggtaTGATAGTGACTATGATATGAAGGAAGATGACGAAGATTTTGCAGATAATGTGGATGATTCAGAGAATGATGAAATGGTTGAGTTGGGAAAGCAGATTGCAACACAGCATGCACATGTACCTGGCTATGATGATGTCAATGAAGCTGATCTGGAGTTACCGGTGGAAGATGACAATGAGAGGAGACACAAGAGCGATTCTGACGAcgaggagtacaagaagaagaaaaggaagaGTCAAGTGACGTACAAGTTCAAGCCTTTTAACTCAGCTGGTGACATGGATGATCCTAAATTTAAAACAGGCATGGTGTTTGACACCGTGGAGGTCATTAGGAAAGCAGTGTCACGGTATGCGATCAATGAGAGAGTTCAAATTAGGAAGATAAGGAACAACGAGATCAGGTTTGAGGCCGTTTGTGAAGGAAAAACAAGTAATGGTGAAGTATGTAAATGGAAGTTCATTGCT ATACATCTTAGATGCAAGGGAGCTCCCTGTGATGTCCATGTTTGA
- the LOC127302667 gene encoding uncharacterized protein isoform X2: protein MEETNAASAAAASSSPAPPPAAEKTPADDAPHLRLDWQETPVHGMESSKFSVQVHHGGYFVGSGETVSYTDEKGIAWFDNLDRNNFKMDTIDLMIDQLCYKERKFVFWCPPGKAINELVEICFEKHCHLMSNASVECKVLLLFLHHLDDHEQQVKEELSHKGGDTDCSEDSEEENFQCDSDGDPAWYDSDYDMKEDDEDFADNVDDSENDEMVELGKQIATQHAHVPGYDDVNEADLELPVEDDNERRHKSDSDDEEYKKKKRKSQVTYKFKPFNSAGDMDDPKFKTGMVFDTVEVIRKAVSRYAINERVQIRKIRNNEIRFEAVCEGKTSNGEVCKWKFIAVNGYFSLTCIDFFLSFADFFPHLLVII from the exons ATGGAGGAAACGAACGCGGCCTCAGCGGCCGCCGCGAGTTCGTCGCCGGCACCGCCGCCGGCTGCAGAGAAGACGCCGGCCGATGATGCTCCTCATCTCAGGCTAGATTGGCAGGAGACCCCGGTCCACG gtatggagtCAAGTAAGTTCAGTGTGCAAGTTCACCATGGTGGATATTTTGTGGGATCTGGAGAGACTGTTAGCTATACGGATGAGAAAGGAATTGCATGGTTTGACAACTTGGACAGAAACAACTTTAAAATGGACACTATAGACCTCATGATCGATCAGTTATGCTATAAGGAGAGGAAGTTTGTTTTCTGGTGTCCACCTGGGAAAGCAATTAATGAACTGGTAGAGATATGTTTTGAGAAGCATTGTCACCTTATGTCGAATGCATCTGTGGAGTGCAAGGTTCTTCTTTTATTTCTTCATCATTTGGATGACCATGAACAACAGGTGAAGGAAGAACTCTCCCATAAGGGTGGTGATACTGATTGTTCTGAAGATTCAGAAGAAGAGAATTTTCAGTGTGACTcagatggggatcctgcttggtaTGATAGTGACTATGATATGAAGGAAGATGACGAAGATTTTGCAGATAATGTGGATGATTCAGAGAATGATGAAATGGTTGAGTTGGGAAAGCAGATTGCAACACAGCATGCACATGTACCTGGCTATGATGATGTCAATGAAGCTGATCTGGAGTTACCGGTGGAAGATGACAATGAGAGGAGACACAAGAGCGATTCTGACGAcgaggagtacaagaagaagaaaaggaagaGTCAAGTGACGTACAAGTTCAAGCCTTTTAACTCAGCTGGTGACATGGATGATCCTAAATTTAAAACAGGCATGGTGTTTGACACCGTGGAGGTCATTAGGAAAGCAGTGTCACGGTATGCGATCAATGAGAGAGTTCAAATTAGGAAGATAAGGAACAACGAGATCAGGTTTGAGGCCGTTTGTGAAGGAAAAACAAGTAATGGTGAAGTATGTAAATGGAAGTTCATTGCTGTAAATGGATATTTCTCATTGACTTGTATTGATTTCTTTTTGTCATTTGCTGATTTTTTCCCTCATTTACTTGTTATCATTTGA
- the LOC127302667 gene encoding uncharacterized protein isoform X4 produces MEETNAASAAAASSSPAPPPAAEKTPADDAPHLRLDWQETPVHGMESSKFSVQVHHGGYFVGSGETVSYTDEKGIAWFDNLDRNNFKMDTIDLMIDQLCYKERKFVFWCPPGKAINELVEICFEKHCHLMSNASVECKVLLLFLHHLDDHEQQVKEELSHKGGDTDCSEDSEEENFQCDSDGDPAWYDSDYDMKEDDEDFADNVDDSENDEMVELGKQIATQHAHVPGYDDVNEADLELPVEDDNERRHKSDSDDEEYKKKKRKSQVTYKFKPFNSAGDMDDPKFKTGMVFDTVEVIRKAVSRYAINERVQIRKIRNNEIRFEAVCEGKTSNGEIHLRCKGAPCDVHV; encoded by the exons ATGGAGGAAACGAACGCGGCCTCAGCGGCCGCCGCGAGTTCGTCGCCGGCACCGCCGCCGGCTGCAGAGAAGACGCCGGCCGATGATGCTCCTCATCTCAGGCTAGATTGGCAGGAGACCCCGGTCCACG gtatggagtCAAGTAAGTTCAGTGTGCAAGTTCACCATGGTGGATATTTTGTGGGATCTGGAGAGACTGTTAGCTATACGGATGAGAAAGGAATTGCATGGTTTGACAACTTGGACAGAAACAACTTTAAAATGGACACTATAGACCTCATGATCGATCAGTTATGCTATAAGGAGAGGAAGTTTGTTTTCTGGTGTCCACCTGGGAAAGCAATTAATGAACTGGTAGAGATATGTTTTGAGAAGCATTGTCACCTTATGTCGAATGCATCTGTGGAGTGCAAGGTTCTTCTTTTATTTCTTCATCATTTGGATGACCATGAACAACAGGTGAAGGAAGAACTCTCCCATAAGGGTGGTGATACTGATTGTTCTGAAGATTCAGAAGAAGAGAATTTTCAGTGTGACTcagatggggatcctgcttggtaTGATAGTGACTATGATATGAAGGAAGATGACGAAGATTTTGCAGATAATGTGGATGATTCAGAGAATGATGAAATGGTTGAGTTGGGAAAGCAGATTGCAACACAGCATGCACATGTACCTGGCTATGATGATGTCAATGAAGCTGATCTGGAGTTACCGGTGGAAGATGACAATGAGAGGAGACACAAGAGCGATTCTGACGAcgaggagtacaagaagaagaaaaggaagaGTCAAGTGACGTACAAGTTCAAGCCTTTTAACTCAGCTGGTGACATGGATGATCCTAAATTTAAAACAGGCATGGTGTTTGACACCGTGGAGGTCATTAGGAAAGCAGTGTCACGGTATGCGATCAATGAGAGAGTTCAAATTAGGAAGATAAGGAACAACGAGATCAGGTTTGAGGCCGTTTGTGAAGGAAAAACAAGTAATGGTGAA ATACATCTTAGATGCAAGGGAGCTCCCTGTGATGTCCATGTTTGA
- the LOC127302667 gene encoding uncharacterized protein isoform X1, protein MSMFEKIRSQIQHRQYTKRKESLEKWTGNITPKIRDKLRKNTEFSRDVEVSPASGGVFGVESHGRDYVVELNMRACSCRRWQLTGIPCSHAIACMRHDRIKPESMVSSCYTLPTYMLAYGGQIFPLRDKDEWAPVDATPILPPLYEKSVGRRKKNRRKQPEESEDGTRLSKHGVTMHCGYCKVAGHNRGGCGELKSAIIRENDVALGNNKEQELQQEEHAQDQQSVQQEEQAAAHIEPQSSKIEGKASPGQAHEKGKNTSSRGRKRTQSSKMKEHVEHLLQIAKRKKSKQILDENGDIDFPVIRTHIHKQERADLHLKDSMVDILSREGPAQAIPVTVEEMPEESYFVAEHRANIPSRRGPLVNTSGRALGSRGTRGARGARGAKAV, encoded by the exons ATGTCCATGTTTGAGAAAATTAGATCACAGATTCAGCACAGGCAATACACGAAGAGGAAGGAATCACTTGAGAAATGGACAGGCAATATTACTCCAAAAATTAGAGACAAGTTGAGGAAAAATACCGAATTTTCAAGAGATGTTGAAGTTTCACCAGCTAGTGGGGGAGTATTTGGAGTGGAGTCACATGGAAGGGATTATGTGGTAGAGCTTAACATGAGAGCTTGCTCTTGCAGAAGATGGCAACTTACAGGTATCCCTTGTAGCCATGCAATTGCTTGCATGAGGCATGATAGAATAAAGCCTGAAAGCATGGTTTCAAGCTGCTACACTCTGCCAACATACATGCTAGCATATGGTGGGCAAATCTTTCCTCTTAGAGATAAGGATGAGTGGGCACCTGTAGATGCAACTCCTATCTTACCTCCTCTTTATGAAAAAAGTGTTGGAAGGAGGAAGAAAAATAGAAGGAAGCAACCAGAAGAGAGTGAAGATGGCACTAGACTGAGCAAGCATGGTGTTACAATGCACTGCGGATATTGCAAAGTAGCAGGCCATAACAGAGGCGGTTGCGGTGAGCTAAAATCTGCAATAATAAGGGAAAATGATGTCGCTCTTGGCAATAATAAGGAGCAGGAGCTGCAACAAGAAGAACATGCACAAGATCAACAATCAGTGCAACAAGAAGAGCAAGCTGCAGCACATATAGAACCACAGAGTAGCAAAATAGAAGGAAAAGCTTCACCCGGTCAAGctcatgagaaaggaaaaaatacaAGCTCAAGAGGAAGGAAAAGAACACAAAGTAGCAAGATGAAGGAGCATGTTGAGCATCTTTTGCAGATAGCTAAGAGGAAAAAATCAAAACAGATTCTAGATGAAAATGGTGATATTGACTTCCCTGTGATTAGAACT CACATTCATAAACAAGAAAGGGCGGATCTACATCTGAAAGATTCCATGGTTGACATTCTGTCACGTGAG GGGCCTGCACAAGCAATACCTGTAACTGTAGAGGAAATGCCAGAAGAAAGTTACTTTGTTGCAGAACATAGAGCCAATATTCCTTCAAGAAGAGGTCCACTTGTCAACACATCTGGGAGAGCACTAGGATCAAGAGGAACtagaggggcaagaggagcaagAGGAGCAAAAGCAGTTTAA
- the LOC127304314 gene encoding luminal-binding protein 5-like, whose amino-acid sequence LVHHRPWDATVVAIDIGNTNSCVAGYADGRAQTMFQLCIPSWVAFTGNSTLLVGDDARNHAAVNPGSAIFGFKSLLGKRWNHWYDTEVVQRVINTVPYKLVEKNSNPHIQVKLNGGAAKEYGAEQITAMIIGKLMEAAEGYIGRDVRYAIFTVPQHYNQAPTESTCYAGHIAGVRATRMLDEPIAAAVAYGLHQKLREEGNPLVVHVGGRTAEASVLTLVDGVFQFYSARHDPFLGGDDFDQRILDHFVELIKQKHSKDISNDKEAHGKLRTACEQAKKVLSTRRHAQLAIESLVDGLDFMETLTRAKFEELNHDLFLKVIALLDRAMVEAELEKKRNMVDEILLIGGSTMIPKIQRLVRNYFDGKEVNASLKPDEVVTLGAAALLTHPSADG is encoded by the exons CTCGTCCACCACCGTCCCTGGGACGCCACGGTGGTCGCCATCGACATCGGCAACACCAATTCATGCGTCgccggctacgccgacggcagggCCCAGACCATGTTCCAGCTCTGCATCCCCTCATGGGTCGCCTTCACTGGAAACAGCACGCTCCTCGTCGGCGACGACGCAAGGAACCACGCCGCTGTTAACCCAGGATCTGCCATCTTCGGCTTCAAGAGTCTCCTCGGAAAAAG ATGGAACCACTGGTATGACACAGAGGTTGTGCAGAGAGTGATCAACACCGTGCCATACAAGCTCGTGGAGAAGAACTCAAACCCTCACATACAAGTGAAGCTcaatggtggcgcggccaaggagtaCGGCGCCGAGCAGATCACTGCCATGATTATCGGCAAGCTGATGGAGGCAGCCGAGGGGTACATCGGCCGCGATGTCCGCTACGCCATCTTCACCGTCCCGCAGCACTACAACCAGGCGCCGACGGAGTCCACGTGCTATGCTGGCCATATCGCCGGCGTGCGTGCCACGAGGATGCTCGACGAGCCCATCGCGGCCGCTGTCGCTTACGGCCTCCACCAGAAGCTCCGCGAAGAGGGCAACCCCCTCGTCGTCCACGTAGGCGGCCGCACAGCTGAGGCGAGCGTCCTGACGCTGGTGGACGGCGTGTTCCAGTTCTACTCGGCGCGCCACGACCCGTTCCTCGGAGGAGACGACTTCGATCAGAGGATCCTGGACCACTTCGTCGAACTGATCAAGCAGAAGCACAGCAAGGACATTAGCAACGACAAGGAAGCACACGGAAAGCTCAGAACAGCGTGCGAGCAGGCCAAGAAGGTGTTGAGCACTCGACGCCACGCGCAGCTCGCCATCGAATCACTCGTGGACGGCCTCGATTTCATGGAGACGCTGACCCGGGCCAAGTTTGAGGAGCTGAACCACGATCTGTTCCTCAAAGTCATAGCCTTGTTGGACAGGGCCATGGTGGAGGCTGAGCtggagaagaagaggaacatggtTGATGAGATCCTTCTCATCGGCGGGAGCACCATGATCCCCAAGATTCAGAGGCTCGTCAGGAACTATTTTGACGGGAAGGAGGTAAATGCGAGTCTGAAGCCTGACGAAGTGGTCACCCTTGGAGCTGCTGCCCTGCTTACCCATCCCTCGGCAGATGGATAG
- the LOC127304315 gene encoding aspartyl protease family protein At5g10770-like yields MEKVNPQYSNPTRLRSTLDDLADLSASPIIGNHEIHEGKYFMVIGLGTPPVSNLVTVDTGSTLSWVVCEPCQIVCHPTAPEAGAAFNSSNSTTYQRVGCSSRDCTEVQRSLVAPFGCIEETDTCLYSLRYGSGSSGQYSAGRLGKDKLTIGSGSSTVVDGFVFGCSEDDNFNGRESGMIGFGDESFSFFNQVAQHANYTAFSYCFPGDHRAEGFLSIGPYPKYNLVYTQLIPEFGDRLVYSLQLIDMMVDGNRLQIDPAEYRERMLIVDSGTADTFLVAPVFDAFSKAMITAMRAKGFVSDIDGTMTCFTPPGGNSVEWGDLPTVEMKFTRTSLKLPPVNVFYGPSSSTGEVCLAFKPDAAGVRDVQILGNKATRSFRVVYDLQARLFGFQPRAC; encoded by the coding sequence ATGGAAAAGGTAAACCCGCAGTATTCCAATCCTACCCGGCTAAGATCTACTCTAGACGATCTAGCGGATTTATCAGCGAGCCCCATCATCGGGAATCATGAGATCCACGAAGGCAAGTACTTCATGGTCATCGGCCTTGGCACACCGCCTGTGTCCAATCTTGTCACAGTCGACACCGGCTCCACGCTTTCCTGGGTTGTGTGTGAACCATGCCAGATCGTATGCCACCCAACCGCCCCGGAGGCCGGAGCCGCATTCAACTCCAGCAACTCAACAACATACCAGCGTGTGGGGTGCTCGAGCAGAGATTGCACCGAAGTGCAGCGCAGCCTTGTGGCTCCATTCGGCTGCATCGAGGAGACCGACACCTGCCTCTACAGCCTGCGATACGGTTCAGGTTCGTCAGGCCAGTATTCTGCAGGCAGGCTGGGGAAAGACAAGCTCACGATCGGGAGCGGCTCCAGTACCGTCGTTGATGGCTTCGTCTTTGGGTGCAGCGAAGATGACAATTTCAACGGCCGTGAGTCGGGCATGATTGGCTTTGGGGATGAGAGCTTCTCCTTCTTCAACCAGGTAGCTCAGCACGCGAATTACACCGCCTTCTCCTATTGCTTTCCAGGTGACCACAGGGCCGAGGGATTCCTGTCCATCGGACCCTACCCCAAGTATAATCTAGTCTATACCCAATTGATCCCCGAATTTGGGGATAGGCTGGTGTACTCACTTCAACTGATCGATATGATGGTGGACGGGAACCGGCTCCAAATCGATCCAGCTGAGTACAGAGAGCGGATGCTGATTGTCGATTCTGGAACTGCCGACACCTTCCTTGTAGCCCCGGTGTTTGATGCGTTCAGCAAGGCTATGATAACAGCAATGCGAGCCAAGGGGTTTGTGAGTGACATTGATGGCACGATGACTTGTTTCACGCCTCCTGGTGGTAACTCGGTGGAATGGGGTGACCTTCCAACGGTGGAGATGAAGTTTACGAGGACCAGCCTGAAGCTTCCACCAGTGAACGTGTTCTACGGACCGTCGTCGTCAACTGGTGAAGTTTGCTTGGCCTTTAAGCCGGATGCTGCTGGTGTGAGAGACGTCCAGATCCTAGGGAACAAAGCGACGAGATCATTCAGGGTTGTGTATGATCTCCAGGCCAGGTTATTTGGATTTCAACCTCGTGCGTGTTGA